One window of Phalacrocorax carbo chromosome 1, bPhaCar2.1, whole genome shotgun sequence genomic DNA carries:
- the OMP gene encoding olfactory marker protein, which produces MAAEAGVLEMPFVQDDQLTRRMRLRFQSLQQKNMRPQDGEKLLHPNEHIYRVDFTQQHNLRFLRWDIQLERPGKVTVTGTSQHWTPDLTHLMNRQLLEPVGIFWKKPGAKEVECNEADAQEFGERIAELAQIRKVMYFLLAFTDGLEPAQLKGSVIFKA; this is translated from the coding sequence ATGGCAGCCGAGGCAGGGGTGCTCGAGATGCCCTTCGTCCAGGATGACCAGCTCACTAGGCGCATGCGACTGAGATTCCAGAGCCTGCAGCAAAAAAACATGAGGCCCCAGGATGGTGAGAAGCTGCTGCATCCCAATGAGCACATCTACCGAGTGGATTTCACCCAGCAACACAACCTGCGCTTCCTCCGCTGGGACATCCAGCTGGAGAGACCTGGGAAGGTCACTGTGACTGGCACCTCCCAGCACTGGACTCCTGATCTCACCCACCTTATGAACCGGCAGCTGCTGGAACCAGTGGGAATCTTCTGGAAGAAGCCAGGGGCCAAGGAGGTGGAGTGCAACGAGGCAGATGCCCAGGAATTTGGGGAGCGGATAGCAGAATTAGCACAGATCCGCAAGGTGATGTATTTCCTCCTCGCTTTCACTGATGGCCTCGAACCAGCTCAGCTGAAGGGCTCAGTCATTTTTAAAGCCTGA